A single region of the Chryseobacterium sp. 6424 genome encodes:
- a CDS encoding polyketide cyclase, with protein MILLLAVYAISTNWVEESETFTIQKQINYPVERVYPQFSNLQHFTRWNTYFSDNKDLSFSFFSPYEGQGSSMRYQDRKNNDVFGEFFLRYANPKHTLRYQLYRGYEEKPVLIDLKFKAQGNSTSVTWAVHIPQQTWLKRSLEFLSEEDVVGNIDRSMKALHAMLGNKVQKEQQRENLKFDSVMVEQREGQLLLGVNVTTKNGRDVLFRNIVLNHNKTLNFIQMDLAKKDDEFGEPVLITTAHNYKDKEVSYFYGFPISKRVGISDNNFNFRTVNPSRNYVIYYQGPYSGRAKAIQQLLAKARKDTLRTGELHQTFLENPTEERHTLIKFSLPVFR; from the coding sequence ATGATCTTACTGTTGGCCGTATATGCCATATCAACAAACTGGGTGGAGGAGAGTGAGACCTTTACCATACAGAAGCAGATCAACTATCCGGTTGAACGGGTATATCCGCAGTTTTCAAACCTACAGCATTTCACGCGGTGGAATACTTATTTTTCAGATAATAAAGATCTTAGCTTCAGTTTTTTTAGTCCGTACGAAGGGCAGGGCAGTTCAATGCGTTATCAGGACCGGAAAAACAACGATGTCTTTGGCGAGTTTTTCCTGCGTTACGCCAATCCCAAACACACTTTGCGTTACCAACTTTATCGTGGCTACGAAGAAAAACCTGTTTTAATTGATCTTAAATTCAAAGCCCAAGGTAACAGCACATCGGTAACCTGGGCGGTTCACATTCCACAGCAGACATGGCTGAAGCGTTCTTTGGAATTTCTTTCGGAAGAAGATGTCGTAGGAAATATTGACAGAAGCATGAAAGCCTTACACGCCATGCTGGGTAATAAAGTACAGAAAGAGCAACAGCGCGAAAACCTGAAGTTCGACAGCGTGATGGTAGAACAGCGCGAGGGGCAGTTGCTTTTGGGCGTTAATGTCACCACAAAAAATGGCCGCGATGTGCTGTTCCGCAATATCGTGCTGAATCATAATAAAACACTGAATTTCATTCAGATGGACTTGGCAAAAAAAGACGATGAGTTTGGTGAACCGGTACTCATCACCACTGCGCATAATTACAAAGACAAGGAAGTTTCCTACTTTTATGGCTTCCCGATTTCGAAAAGAGTGGGGATTTCCGATAATAATTTCAACTTTCGTACGGTAAACCCGTCGCGCAACTATGTTATTTATTATCAAGGACCATATTCGGGGCGTGCAAAGGCCATTCAACAGTTACTTGCAAAAGCCAGAAAAGACACTTTACGAACCGGCGAACTGCACCAGACTTTCCTGGAAAACCCTACGGAGGAAAGGCATACGCTCATAAAATTCTCATTGCCCGTTTTCCGGTGA
- a CDS encoding glucose-1-phosphate adenylyltransferase, whose protein sequence is MKPSVISIVLGGGRGSRLFPLTYSRSKPAVPIAGKYRLVDIPISNCLNSGFNRILVLTQFNSASLNSHIKNSYHFDIFSRGFVDILAAEQNIENDKWYQGTADAVRQSMKHLTKYEYDYILILSGDQLYQMDFRELIDYHCVNESDITIATIPVNAHDAPGFGILKADDDGNITSFVEKPSPDILGEWKSEVSDKSRSEGKEYLASMGIYVFSRNMLKKIFDSDPGDDFGGELIPNAIGKYKIMSFQYDGYWTDIGTIQSFFDANLELTQDLPKFNLFGHSPIYTRARMLPPSKILGSYVSKAIFGDGCVVMADKIENSIVGNRSRIDKGSTLVNTYMMGADYYQNTDEIVNNDQHGCPNLGVGKYCYIERAILDKNCSIGDNVRILGSKDLPDGDFDTYSIKDGIVVVKKNAVIPPGTIIP, encoded by the coding sequence ATGAAACCCAGCGTAATTTCTATTGTGCTTGGTGGTGGCCGCGGTTCGCGGTTATTTCCACTTACTTACTCACGCTCCAAACCCGCAGTTCCTATCGCCGGTAAATACCGTTTGGTGGATATTCCGATTTCCAACTGTCTTAATTCTGGCTTTAACCGAATTTTAGTACTAACCCAGTTTAATTCAGCTTCTTTAAATTCACATATCAAAAATTCTTATCATTTTGATATCTTCAGCCGTGGTTTTGTAGATATTTTGGCGGCCGAGCAGAATATTGAGAATGATAAGTGGTACCAAGGCACCGCCGATGCGGTACGGCAATCCATGAAGCATCTTACCAAATATGAATATGATTATATCCTGATCCTTTCTGGTGACCAATTGTATCAGATGGATTTCCGTGAGCTGATAGATTATCACTGCGTCAATGAAAGCGATATCACCATTGCGACCATTCCGGTGAATGCGCATGACGCGCCGGGTTTCGGTATCTTGAAGGCTGATGACGACGGCAATATTACTTCATTTGTTGAGAAGCCTTCACCAGACATCCTTGGGGAATGGAAATCAGAAGTTTCTGATAAAAGCAGGTCTGAAGGAAAGGAATATCTGGCGTCCATGGGGATCTATGTTTTCAGCCGTAACATGCTCAAAAAAATATTTGACAGCGATCCTGGTGATGATTTCGGTGGTGAACTCATCCCGAACGCTATCGGCAAATACAAGATAATGAGTTTCCAATATGATGGGTATTGGACGGACATTGGGACCATACAATCCTTCTTCGACGCTAACCTTGAACTGACGCAGGATTTGCCTAAATTTAATTTATTCGGGCATTCTCCAATCTATACACGCGCCAGGATGTTGCCACCGTCTAAAATTCTAGGCTCTTACGTGAGCAAGGCTATATTTGGTGATGGCTGTGTGGTGATGGCCGATAAGATTGAGAATTCTATCGTCGGTAACCGTAGCCGCATCGATAAAGGCAGTACATTGGTGAACACCTATATGATGGGCGCCGATTATTACCAGAATACCGATGAGATCGTCAATAACGACCAGCATGGCTGTCCCAACCTCGGTGTAGGGAAATACTGCTACATTGAGCGGGCAATTCTTGATAAAAACTGCAGCATTGGCGACAACGTGCGGATTTTGGGAAGTAAAGACCTGCCAGACGGCGATTTTGATACATATTCCATTAAAGATGGCATTGTAGTCGTCAAGAAGAACGCAGTTATTCCCCCAGGGACCATCATTCCATAA